Sequence from the Amaranthus tricolor cultivar Red isolate AtriRed21 chromosome 16, ASM2621246v1, whole genome shotgun sequence genome:
TTCAGCTAATTTAAATAATGCAATGTAACATAAAGTAGAAATTAATGTACCtattaaaatcaaatcataGCAAAAAAAACTCAATAACATCATTGATGGAAAATAGACAAATCGACATTACAATAAATcagaaatcaaaatcaaaaaatactaACACATCAACAATtagaaataaaagaaagaaaattaaaacaagtGGGGCTGAAGATGAATGAAGCTTGAGTAAATATGAGGAACAAATTGATAAAGAAGATgtgaaaaaacatttttttgaatttgaaaataagaaATAGGTCAAGAAGAGTCACATGGTCTATAATATTTAAGAATTATCGTGTGAAATGCTCATTTTGTAAAATTGGAAAAATCGTATAATCTtaatattttactgattttaaCCAATTCTAACGATTTTATTGGCGATTTTACCCAGAAATGATTTTAATCTCAATTCAGCTCGGTGGGTGCAATTGAAATTGTGAAATTGTATGATTTTACGATCTAGATCGTGATTTTAACAACCTTGGTCTTAATCATAAAAACTTCCTTATATATTAGCTTTTActagcatataaatataaattaattatatattgtgattatgattatgaaaatttatgtaCTTGTTAATTCACAATTCATAAATGACTATTAAAAGTATtccttttaattaattaaatgataaagTCTAATAAATCGTTGTTTACTGTTCAAAAATTTTAAGGATAAactaaaaatgaacaaaaatgaCTAATATTCAATTATTCTATTGCATGTGAAAACATATTCATTGGATTTTACGATCCTACGATTCAATTCTACTGATTTCGACCTACCCTTTATCAATACTAGGTAAAATCCCGATTATAACAATGTTGGATGAGACACCTAATATCCTTTTGCTAGGGCTCTTCTATTGATTTGGTGGGCCATATTAAGAGCCTAAATTAGTATTAGAATAATGTGTGGTGGCTAATACATAGATAGAAATATTGTTTGAGAGGATATAAAGTGTATCTCATGTATAAGTGTGAAATCTCCATAAAAGGAGTGAGCTTTGAGATCTAGTGAGGCAATTCATCGATTGTGAGTGatatttcattaatatattgTTGAATAGTTAAAAAAATGTAATGGTATTTGAATAAGAAGTGTCGAAACGCCATTTATATAGTGATGAACAAAGCATTGATCTTTTTTTTTGTGTGCGTATGGTCtatttttcttcatctttctaCACTTCTTCTCACCATAGAATtaatattgttgtgtgtttgcttcaagactttgagTTTCTTAATCCATGGTGTTTTTATATTTACCATATTTTCTTTTCTCCTCaacctataatatatatatttttttgatcaaAACACCAAGCTCTTGGTGATGGTTAATTctacaataacaatagcaattaTGTAATTATATCTCTTTTTTCAATAGCtacatttctttatttttttaaagagcTTTTTGATggaaagtaaataaaaataggaAAGATAGTATTAAAAAttgcaaaatttaattttaatggtATGAACTTTCCCTGTTCTACTTTTAAAGGtttcaattttgatttattttttaaaagataaatcaaaattcGAACTTATAAAAGCAGAGCACCGAAAGTTTGTATCTTTAAATCTAAAAATTTACTCAACTTTTATAAAAGCAAAATAAAGAATATTTGTGAATTACACCCTTAaagtttaacatttttttcaaattacagcctcaatgtttatttttttgaattacagccaccaaagtattaaagtttacAAGTTCAGACAAAAAATATAGAACTTCGACCACTTAACTTTAAATTCCGAccattaaaatggttaaaattctGTGTTTTGGCATAAACCTGCAAAATTATGATACTTTGGTGGCCGTAATTTACAAAACTAACACATTGAAATTGTAATTCGTAGAAGTGCTAAATTTTAAGGCCGTaatctaaaaattatttcaaaataagttaaaattttataagttGTATGAAAGATTTAGAACAAATATTAACTTTATCCATGAAACAAGTCATACTCTCCTATTTGCCAACATTTGAAACAAAACCAGAACCTCATCCACGAGAAGCCACCCAAAGAGCTCAGTAGTATTATCAACAATGGTGGCTTTAACTCTAAGACTACCTTCCGTTTCTTCCGTTTTCTTCCCACCTTACATCTCCTCCTCTCGATCGATTCCTATTTTCCGTCGgaatcatcttcttcaatcatTCGTCAGATTCTCCGTCAGAAGCACAGCGTCAGAAACCAGTACAACTACCACTGGCATGGACAATTCCAAGTTAAAATCCCAAGATAAAGATAGAGTAATAACCCCTCGTTCTCAGGATTTTAATGCTTGGTACCTTGATATTATCTCTAATGCTGAGCTTGCTGATTATGGTCCTGTTCGTGGTACTATGGTCATTCGCCCTTATGGCTATGCTATTTGGGAAGCCATTCAGGTCCTTTTCCTTTCTTATTTTCCCCATTTGAATTTGACTAATTATTTACTCTTTTATGCTTTCTGGgttgtcattttttattgtttttttgctTCTACATGCTGGGTTattgttgaaatgtttagatgCATACATATTCTGCATTTTATTACTCAAATTTGTCACTTTGAGTATTTGATTCTGTTATGAATAGTgtcatgaatggtgtgacttgagtgcacaattgatgtgtgtaattgatgtgtgcattcatgtgtgactcttgggatggaatcgaAGAGTGTGTTAATGTGGAtgtattaagttgagtcttgatgattgtggtttataatggtgattaaaagtatggatcaatgaggtaatgaagtgtgagtTAAGTATAAGAGTTATGGGACTCAATGAAGAAGTGtaaaaggtttaattcaagatgctgtactatgcaagtcgagcaatgtTGTCAGAAGCtctctgaagtgccgctcgaccagctcgctcgaccgagcaagctccagggtgggtcgagcgagcaaTCAGAATTCAACCAGAAACTTCTTGTAGCCCGCTCGACCAAactgctcgatcgagcgagctccTGTTTTGGTCGAGTGAagtctctgatgctcctaggatgctgtttttgactcttcaagtacttgggactgttttttcattatcatttattcatagttttaatgaacttaatgttacttagtgtgatctctcctataaatagagagctctcatacGCACATAAAATACAATCAAACACAACATCTAAGCCAAatacatagccttttgtttttatctcttactcaattgtaatacttcatttgtaagagtgttttatacttctttgatataatataaacaagaaactacacacgacggaggacgtagccatcattaagtgaacctccttaaatctttgtgtctctttggaagttttacattatcaaacctttgtttagttcattgttattattatcgttcatcaaagttcttagcatcgtatcgATTTTGACAATTATTTCAGATTCAATTTGTGGGTTAATTGGGTATTTGACTTGGCAGGAATATTTAAATGTCAAGTTCAAGGAAACTGGTCACAGCAACATGTACTTCCCGCAGGTACTTGCTTGCCCTCAAATGGTTTTATAGTGTTGTTTTCAATCATGAACGTATAATAAAGGTATAATTTGAGTTTAACATTTCAGAAGCTCTAGGAAAATTTTGGATCATGGTTTAGGATGGTCTTATATGTGTTTTCAATTATGATAATTTAGGGCTGATGTTTTTAACTTATCATAActttaattcattttaattcAACACTTGATCTCAGTACAGTACTTATAAGTACTGATTCTCTCACTTTTTTCTTAGTGAAGTTTAATTCAGTTAATGATTGATAAGCTTAATTCATTTCACTAGAAGATACGAGCTCTCAATAAATGATTGTGGGAGTAATTGATTTTACATGAGCAAGTATGTGTAATGGAAGAGTGTTATTTCAAAAtaagcatagtgcaaaatattgCATTCATAAGCGTATAATGACTGTACTGTAAACGTTTCTTTTAGCTTTTCACAACCAAAATATAAGTTGTGACAAACTCCAAATCATCCACATCTATCACGACGGCTAGCGCTAACTGAAACGACATTTTTCCACCATGCACATGTGCTTTCATATCTGATATCTACATCCTAAATGTGAGGTTGAAATGTTTCGTCACAAAAGCGTTTATGTCTCCATTTTAAATGTTGAACTTTATTTCGGTACTTCCCTAAATAGCTTGTTGCTTTCATGCTTTCAACTAGTTTTTGGATGCTAAATGTGGTTTTAGTTTTCCTTCACCTGGAAATATGGCTACCTAATTAGCAAGGGCTAATACAAAAGTATGATTAGTTTGGCAATCTtcttttcaaggttttgatgtAGAGGATTAATTTGGAAATTGGAGACTTGGTGGATAGGAAAAGGTGTGCTATCTTTTTCTGCAAAAACTTATGTATTTTCTTATTTCTAATTACAGTCAAACAATCTGCTTGgatttttaagataattatggaGGACTTTGATTAGAGATAACTAATGTCAAAGAAGACGATAGGATACCTTTGATTTTTGATTAAGTCTGTTGAAAGCGGTAATGAAGGAATTTTAGCTCTCGACAGTTTagtatttgaaatatatttttttggtagACAAGTAGATTCCTTGATTTTCATAGGAGCCTAATTCTTTAAGCCTTTGACTTATGAAGAAAACTCGTGTGAAAATATATGAAATTGTTGGATACACTTAAGCATCAAGCCTCCTACTCTTGGAATTTATGTTGGAGGTCTTTAACATTAGAACTGATTTACTTTTGTTGTCGGAAGAATCTTGGGTAGAGGTGTAATGCAACTTCTTTCATCTGTTCTCTTGCCCTTACTAATCTTTGTATTTACATTATGGCTAATATTTTGGAGTCAATATTGGACAGGGTGCTGTTTCCATTATGCTAAGAGGAACCCTAAAGATGTCATTTCATATATTATATAAAGTTTCCGGATATGTTCAGCTATATACCCCGTTTCCAATGCTGAGGATATCTCTTCTTTGTAGTATGTCTGTAGTTTCTTTCTTATGTCGATATGTGTTTCTTTCCTATCTATAGTTGCATCTAAAAATCTAAGGTATCTTCTGCTAGCCCTTGTGTGGAGTGTGGACAGTGGTAGCTTCTGTAGAAAGGTTGCAGGTCAGCATACATGGTTCTTCTTTTGCCTTTGTGGTTGTAAGGAGAACTTTCTCGAATAGAGCTCTTGACTGAGAGATTACAACAGTTCCCAAGCTTTCAAGTTGCTCTGAAAACTCTCTAAACAGGACTAAGATCTCACATAATATCACAGTAACCCTCACAAATCACCATCTCTATCCTTCCATTTTGTTCCAATTTCTATGCATTATCTTTTCTATGCTCCTAACCAATGCAATGCAAATAACTACTAGCACCTATTTATTCTTTTAACATTTCCAAAAGTATCGTTGTCACTTGTGGTGCCGTAAGACAGGATTATTAGGTATTGGCTGTTGATCATTGGCACTTGACAACTTTTTGGAAGTGTTTTACTTTTCTTTCCTTTGGTGTTACTCTATGattgttttgtgattttttatttgatttgaagTAATTAGTTTGGTTAATTTAGAAGAACATGTGTCCTAGATTCTATACTTTTAGGCTTTTGAAGCATTTGATCTTTTGGAAAAATGTAGAGCAATACACTTCATTAATAAAAAGTGCTCTACTTTTTTGATTGAGTGATGCCTGGGGATCTATCTGAATTGATTTTCATGAGAAGCAGGGTAAAAGGTTGTTAAATATAACTTGAAgagttattttttcttttataccTTCTTTTTGTGGATGGGTTTTATATGTCTGTCCTTGATATGATTCAtcaatttcttttgttgcaGTTTATACCATATTCTTTTATAGAGAAAGAAGCTAGTCATGTTGAAGGATTTAGTCCAGAATTAGCTCTTGTAACTATTGGAGGAGGCAAGGAACTTGAAGAAAAACTTGTGGTACTTTTCCAAATGATGATTTTTTTCATACATATGCAATTTTTTGAGTTCTAATGAAGTTTATTGTGCACCTTAAAATTCATAAGCCAGTAACTGAACATTAGTTTGATTATTGCACTTGTTGAGGTTCTGGCAGGTTCGACCTACTAGTGAAACTATAGTAAACCACATGTTTACTCAGTGGATCCATAGTCATCGTGATCTTCCTTTAATGATTAATCAGGTGAGATGACTATAAGATTAGAAGTTTGTAATTCTATATTATCCCTCTTATATAACTAAAATCTTCCATTTTAGTGGGCAAATGTCACAAGATGGGAGATGCGCACCAAGCCATTTATAAGGACTCTTGAATTTCTTTGGCAAGAGGGTCATACAGCTCATGCTACCCCAGAAGAAGCAGAGAAAGAGGTCTGAGACTTTGAGTATTTAAATTTGTAACAACTTAAGATAATGATTACTTGATTAGTAGCCCAAGTACTTTAAAGATATGAATTCTTTAACtaattcatgtttttttttttttttttttttttttttttttttttgtgtgtgtgtgtgtgtgtggttaCAGGCCTTGATTATGATCGACGTTTACACCAAATTTGCTTATGAACAAGCTGCAATACCTGTAATTGCAGGTCGAAAATCAAAGGTTGAGACATTTGCTGGTGCAGATAGGACCTATACCATTGAAGCTATGATGGGTGATCGAAAAGCTTTACAAGCTGGGACTAGCCATAACCTTGGACAGAATTTCTCACGTGCATTTGGCACACAGGTTTCAACCTACTGGAAGCTTCTTCTCtctattgctttatttttctagCTTTAATCTAAGAATCAGATTTCAACTGAGTAACAGAATTTGACATCTGTATGTGCAGTTTACTGATGAGAATGGTCAAAGGCAAAATGTGTGGCAGACATCATGGGCTATCAGCACACGTTTTGTGGGCGGTATTATTATGACTCATGGTGATGATGCTGGTTTAATGCTTCCACCAAGGCTTTCACCTATACAGGTTTTGAATTCTAGATTCAATCTTTTCTTTATATGATGACAACTCAAACTTTTAACAATtgttcaaaaaaattttttttgcctGTGAACTGAGTACATTCTGTCCGATTAATTTGATTTCGATTTATGTCATCtagttaaaagaaaaagaaaggatAGAGAAGGAATGAACAAACCTTAACATTCTTTTTGAGGAAAGTCGTAATGTGAGATAAGTGTTAATACTAATCTAACTATAGAAATATGTGTTACTTATATACAACTATGAAGCTCGGACTCAACACTTACCCCTCCATGTCAGTGTTGGGATAACACAATTTCAGTAATGACATGAGATAGGAGTTGGAATTGCCAAGGGGAGGATGGACCCGACACTAGGAACCATATTTATGAAAATTAGGAAGTGTAGGAAAAGGGTAATGGGGAGGAGGGATCAAAAGAGAAAACACTATAAGTTGGTTTCATGAAAGAAGGCAAaatgaaaagtcaaatatgTGCTTTTCTATTCCTTATAGCTGTCTCTGGATTTTGGACCTTTTCCAAACGAGTCCATGTGTCTTCAAATGTAGAATTCGACGAGTCCTACACTCGGTATCTAAGCTTGACATATGTGCCTGAATCTCAGCATCACAGCTATACAATGTATGCTCCTGGTTATTGATTGCTTTTGTGAATAGAGCATATTATTATGAGCTAGCATGTTCCTTTTTTTGGTTTACGTGCTGATTTCATGTTGATCTACCTATGTTGCCCTTTGCATTATGTTTTTCTGCTTTTCTCTGATAATTATAGGTTTATTATTCAGGTTGTAATTGTACCAATttggaaaaaggaagaagagaaggCAGGAGTACTTAATGCTGCCTTTACTGCATTTGAATTTCTGAAGGGTGCAGGGATTAGAGTCAAAGTTGATGACACGGAGCAAAGAACACCTGGATGGAAATTTAACTTTTGGGAAATGAAGGTGAGTGCTCACTGTTATTCATTTTGTTATGACATGTGAGGCCTAAATTTGAGCACCCCATCACTTATTTTCACTGCAATTCTCCATGTTGGCTTTAATCACTTAGTTGATGTAACTTGTAATCTTTGCAttgtttttcatttcattaagtgatttcaaatttcaatttcaatttttttttccatatccTATCATTCTTTTTTGGTAGGCATTTGAGCATCATGTCTTGTTATGGAGGCAGATGTTACTATGATAGATTTGGGTTATAGAAATAAAATAAGCTTATATGATAAACGATTGTATGTAAATCTTGTATTTAAACTGCATTTGGTTTTCTATGAACTCTTAATTTTGATTATTAGAATGTAAAAGGGGTTCATATGAGATCCTTCTCTACATTAGCAAtg
This genomic interval carries:
- the LOC130802378 gene encoding proline--tRNA ligase, chloroplastic/mitochondrial, with protein sequence MVALTLRLPSVSSVFFPPYISSSRSIPIFRRNHLLQSFVRFSVRSTASETSTTTTGMDNSKLKSQDKDRVITPRSQDFNAWYLDIISNAELADYGPVRGTMVIRPYGYAIWEAIQEYLNVKFKETGHSNMYFPQFIPYSFIEKEASHVEGFSPELALVTIGGGKELEEKLVVRPTSETIVNHMFTQWIHSHRDLPLMINQWANVTRWEMRTKPFIRTLEFLWQEGHTAHATPEEAEKEALIMIDVYTKFAYEQAAIPVIAGRKSKVETFAGADRTYTIEAMMGDRKALQAGTSHNLGQNFSRAFGTQFTDENGQRQNVWQTSWAISTRFVGGIIMTHGDDAGLMLPPRLSPIQVVIVPIWKKEEEKAGVLNAAFTAFEFLKGAGIRVKVDDTEQRTPGWKFNFWEMKGVPIRVEIGPRDVLNKSVVVSRRDIPGKQGKVFGVSMEPDALVPYVKDKLDEIQASLLSMATSFRDSNIVDVASYDELKAAVSDGKWARGPWSGSDKDELKVKEETGATIRCFPFEQPPGIKCCLMTGNPAEEVAIFAKSY